In candidate division KSB1 bacterium, the genomic window CCTGGCGGATGGAACGGGATTACTTCTATGATCCGAACATGCACGGTGTCGACTGGGATGGACTTTTGCAAAAACATATGCCGCTGGTTAAACGAGTCGCTGATCGCGATGAGTTGAATGATCTCATTGGACACGTCGTGGGGGAGCTTTCAGCCTTGCACATGAATGTTCGTGGCGGCGATTTTCGCGAGGGAGATGATCAGATCGAGATTGGCTCGCTGGCAGCTGTTCTCGTCCGTGATGAGTCAAACAGCGGTTACCGGATTGATCATATTTACAAATCCGAGCCGGATTACCTGGACCGACAGGGTCCATTGACACGCTCTGATCTCAATGTCATGGAGGGAGATATCATCACCGCCATTAATGGCGTACCAACACTTTCGGTTGCTCACCCAAGCGTGCTGTTAAAGAATCAAGTCGGCCGCCAGGTTCGACTGGAAGTTAAATCGATGCCAGCCGGCAATAAATTTAGCGCCATTGTTGAGCCGATTTCCCAGAGAGCAGAGAGAAGACTCCGCTATGACGAATGGGAGTACACGCGCCGGATAGCTGTGGACGAAATGAGCAACAGTGGTATTGGCTATCTGCATATGCGCGCCATGGGTGGCGGCAACTATGCGGAATGGGTGCGCAATTTTTATCCTGTGTTCAATCGCCAGGGCTTGATTATCGATATGCGGCACAATCGCGGCGGTAATATCGATAGCTGGATTCTTGAAAAACTTATGCGCAAGGCCTGGTTCTACTGGCAGCCGAGAGTTGGCAAGCCATACTGGAATATGCAATACGCGTTCCGGGGTCACATGGTTGTGCTGTGTAACGAGCGCACAGCCTCCGACGGCGAGGCCTTTACCGAGGGATTCCGCAGGCTAGAGCTTGGCAAAGTCATCGGGACCCGCACTTGGGGCGGTGAGATCTGGCTCTCGAACAATACACAACTCGTGGATCGCGGTATCGCTCGAGCGCCGCAAACCGGTGTTTACGGCCCGGAAGGCAAATGGCTCATCGAGGGCTGGGGCGTAGATCCAGACATCGTCGTCGATAACCTGCCTCACGAGACTTTTAATGGTAAGGATGCCCAGCTGGAAGCTGCAGTCAAGCATTTGCAGGAATTAATTGCAAAGGATCCACGGCCGGTACCACCCGCGCCGCCTTATCCCAATAAGCGTTTTGATTATGAGAAAATGACAAATGGGAACCAATAGTGCTTTTTTCTTAACCACGAATGGACACTAATTTACACCAATTTCTAAAATCTATTTTTAACAAAATAAAATTATCATGGACCACAAGTACTTGATGTTTTTATTCGCGTATTTGTGGTAATTTGTGGTAAAATTTCTATGAATATAACAGAGGAGAAACAATGAAACCTTACGATTTATCTCAACCACTAAATCAAGACTATCCGTTTTGGCCGTACTATCCACCTTTCGAAGTTAAATATATAAAACGCAAAGCAGAACATGGGGTGAATGCGCAGTATATCCAAACCTCCAACCACATGGGGACGCATTTGGATGCGCCGCGCCATTTCGTCACCAACGGCATGACCATCGATGAAATTCCAATTGAGTGGCTCTACGGGCCGGGGGTGATTGTCAACCTTTCGGACGAGCTCGACGAGTTGGATGTCTACACTCCGGAAATGATTGAAAAGCGTGTGGAGATTAAAGAGGGCGATATTCTGCTGCTGCACACGGGGTGGCACAAATACGCCCAGTTTGGCCCGGAAGCTGATGAGGAGAAATACATTCACATGCACCCGGGCGCTCATCCGGACATGGTTCCCTGGCTGCTCGAAAAGAAAATTCACATCTGGGGCGTCGACGAAGTTTCTACCGACCATCCCATGAATCTCCCAATTGGCAGATTTTTGGGGAAAGGCATGCACGGCCACTGCGACAAGGTTCAGGCAAAATGCGCGGAAAAATTCGGCGAAGAAAAAGCGAAAGAGCTTTTTCCGGATTCCGCGTATCAGTTAACTCACAACGCTCTATTTCCACACCATTGTATACACGTGGAAAATCTTGGCGGCGATATTTCTGCACCGGAGTTGCAAAACAAACGTTTGACCCTCGGCGTCTTTCCGTGGAAATTCAAAGGCGGGGAAGCAGCGTTCTGCCGGGCGGTTGCGTTTTTATAAGACTAATTTCGAAAAGCGAGTAGAGAGAAGCGAAGAGCGCATTTCCTGTTTTCTCCCCTTCGATTCTCAACATGTACTTGCAAATAAGCCTTTGTTTTTTTAAGTTACAGAGAATTAGAATTATTTTAGGAGAGTAGCTCATGACGCAACTGTCTTTTAAAATAGAGGACGCTCTGGCTGCCAGGTTCAAGGATCTTTGTTCTCGGAAATTTAATGGTGACGATGCATTAGCTTTTGAAACCGCACTTAAATATCTTTTATCCAATGAGGATCGACGAATACTTCATTTTGAACAAATTGTCGAACAAATTCAAGACGAAATAGATACAGCAGGTGGTGGTCTTACGGAGAAACAAATTGATGATTATATAGCTGCTTATCGTCGCAAAAGGACGAGTCAAAGGACATGACTTGAAAGCAGTCATCGACACAAATGTTGTGTTTGCTGGATTGGTAAATCGTAAAGGAGCGCCATTCAAAATTTTCCGCCGATTTTTTCACCAGGAGTTTGTTTGGATAAATTCACAAGAAACTCTTGAAGAATATCAAGGCGTCCTGGCCTTATCTCAAAAGATTAAGCCAACAAGCCTACATATTTTCCTATATTTATTGCATAAAAATTCAACTTTTGTTCAAATTTCAGGCAGTCTTCAAGTTTGTAAAGATCCTGATGATGACAAATTCCTCGAAACAGCTACGGTAGGAAAGGCTGATTTTTTAGTTACGAAGAATCTTAAACATTTTCCCGAAAATCTTATGAAGTTGTTCGCATTGTAAATGTGGCAACATTTCTAACCGAACTTGAAAAAAATTCTCTTGAGAAAATTTAGTTGATGAGTCCTCTAACCGGCATCAAAGTCATCGACCACACAACCGCTCTGGCCGGACCTTACTGCACCCAGCTTCTCGGCGACCTCGGCGCCGATGTGATTAAAATTGAACGCCCGGACGGCGGCGACCAGTCACGTGCTTGGGGCCCGCCGTTTGTTGGGGGCGAAAGCGCCTATTTTCTCGGCACCAATCGTAACAAACGCGGCATGACTCTGAACTTAGCCAGCAAAGAAGGCCACCAAATATTCAATCGGCTTCTACAAACAACGGATGTGCTCGTGCATAATATCCCCCGTGAGTCTTCCCGAAAAAAGCTGGGTCTGGATGAAACGACCTGCTTGCGGTTGAACCCGAAATTAATTTGGGCGAGCATTACCGGATTTGGGAATACCGGACCTTATGCCGAAAAAGGCGGGTACGATATCATCGCCCAAGGCATGAGCGGCACCATGCATGTCACGGGCGAACCCGAGCATCCGCCGATTCGCTTTCCGACTCCAATCGCTGACCTTACAGCTGGAATTTATACCGCGCTGGCTGTCGTCTCAGCGCTTTATGTGCGAGAGCGAACCGGAAGGGGTCAAGCCATCGACACGGCCTTACTGGATTCGCAAGTCACTTGGCTTTCTAATTTGGCGAGCAATTTTTTAACTGCTGGAGAATCGCCTAAAAAGCTCGGCAATGCACATCCGTCCATCGTTCCTTACCAGCCTTTTCCGACTGCAGATGACTGGATCATTGTGGCGGTCGGCAGTGAGAGGTTGTGGAAAGGTTTTGTTGAAGCCATCGAACTTCCGGAATTGAATGGAGATAAAAGGTATGAGTCTAACCCCGACCGGTTGGCTCATCGAGAAGAACTTGTGAATTTGCTGGCCGAACATTTTAAGAAAAAGAAATCGAAAGACTGGTTGAAGAAACTCGAATCGGCGGGAATTCCGGCAGCGCCGATTTACAAACTTGAGGACAGTTTATCCGATGAGCACTTGATCGCACGCGGAATGATAGTTGAACTTGAACATCCTGCGATTGGCGCGTTTAAGATGCTCGGTAATCCGATGAATTTCAGCAGCACACCCGTGACGTACCGGCGGCCAGCTCCGATGCTAGGAGAGCACAATGATGAGATCTTAAATGAATTAGGGTATCTCAAGAAAGACATAGAGAATTTTAGATCAGAGAAAATAATTTGAATGTAGGGACCGCATATATGCGTTCCCTACCAAAGTATGAGAATAAATGATGGCTCAAAACGAAGAAATCACCCGCCTTTCCGCAACCGAGATTCGTAATCTTATTGCTCAAAAAGAGCTCTCGCCGGTCGAAGTCATCGAAGCCTCGCTTCAGCAAATCGAAAAATATAATGAAAAAATCAACGCGGTCGTGACTTTAAATGAAAGTGCACTCGACGATGCCAAAAAACTGCAATCTCAAAATGGTGAACCGGGACTGCTCTTCGGACTCCCGGTCGGCATCAAAGATGTGACGCAGGTCGCCGGCCTGAGGACAACTTTCGGCTCCACTCTTTTTAAAGATAATATTCCCAAGGAAGATGCTTTAGTGGTGCAGCGTTTACGAAAAGCTGGGGCCGTCATTTTAGGTAAAACCAATTGCCCGGAGTTTGCTGCCGGCGGACACACCTGGAACGATGTTTTTGGGGTAACGAGGAACCCGTGGAACCCGGATTTAAGTCCGGGTGGCTCAACCGGCGGTGGTGCTGCTGCACTGGCCACCGGCATGATTGCCTTATCGGATGGAACAGATCTTGGCGGCTCTTTACGCATTCCGGCTTCTTTTTGCGGAATTGTCGGACTACGACCCTCACCGGGTTTGGTTCCTGGTTATCCTTCTGACTATCTTTGGGATAATTTGCATATCCCTGGTCCAATGGCCAGAACCGCCGAAGATGTCGCCCTTATGCTGCAAGCTGTATGCGGACAGAGTCCTTCGTCTCCGCTGTACCAACCGACTGATGGGCGGGATTTTGTGGCTGCCGTTCGCAAAGGCATTCACAAGGGATTGAAGGTTGCCTATTGCAAAGACATCGCCGGCATCGGCATCGAGGCCGATATCGAAAGGGTTTGTCGTAACGCTGCTTTTGAGATGAAACAGGCCGGAATCGAAGTTGAGGAAATCGAGCTGGATTTGAGTTTTGCCCGCCCGCCCTTTCTGGCACTGCGCGGCTACAATTTCGTCTCCCATTTTGCCCGGTATCTCGACAATCCCGACCAGTTTGGCGTTAACGTTGCCAGTAACCTGAAAGCCGGTCTCAAACTAAAGCCAGAGGATCTCGGTGAAGCCGAACAAGCGAGAACGCGACTGTGGAATCTTTTCCGCGATTTTTTTGAAAAGTACGACCACCTGCTTACCCCATGCATGGCAGTTCCACCATTTCCTGTCGAGCAAAACTATCCCGAAACAATAGCGGGCAAGAAAATGGAAACCTATGTCGACTGGATCGCACCTACATTCGTTCTCAGCATGACCAGCTTGCCGGTGGCTTCCGTGCCTTGCGGTCTGGACAGCCAGGGCCTTCCGGTGGGCATGCAAATTGTCGGCAAACCGTTGGGAGAAGAAGCAGTCCTGGCACTGGCTAAGTCCTTTCAAGAATCCTTTCCGATTGGGCTGCCGGAGCTTTCTGAACTTTAATCAAAAACTATTTGACATTCGTTTTCAGGATTTGTATAATACAAAAATATATCTCACTGAAATGAACATGAACTTCAATACATCCTTTTTCTTTTTTGGTTTTTTTAACGGCCCGAGACCGGGGCCTTAAGATTATGTATTGAAGAATACAATCGAACAGAAATCCTAAGGCCCCGCAAAATGTTGGGGCCTTTTTTATTTTGGGATGAAATGAGTATGAAAATAGCAATTCAAGGCGGGGCGGCCTCTTTTCACGACATGGCTGCCCGTGAGCACTTTAAGGGTTCGGAAATTGATCTAATCGAATGTTGGACGTTCAGGCAGCAATGCACTGCCCTTGCAAAAGGGCAAGCAGACCGTGCGGTGATGGCGATCGAGAATTCCCTTGCCGGAAGCATTTTGCCAAATTATGGCTTACTCGAAGAATTCCCAATCATTATCGTCGGTGAAATTTACCTGCAGATTCAACAGCATTTGATGGCCCTACCCGGGCAGCAACTCTCGGATATTGAAAGCGTTCGCTCTCATCCTATGGCACTACACCAGTGCAGCGATTTTCTCGAAACTCACAGCCAAATTCGCAGCGTTGAGACACATGACACCGCGGAAAGCGCCGATGAGATTCGCGAGAAGAATCTGCAGGGTGTTGCGGCAATCGCCAGCAGCCTTGCCGCAGAACGATATCAATTAGCTATATTGGCTGAATCGATTGAGAATGATAAACTCAATTATACCAGGTTTCTCATTCTTGAAAAGGAAAACGGCGGTGCGCCACAAGGTCTATCAAACAAAGCCTCTCTTGTCTTTTATGTCCAAGATACAGTCGGGGCCCTGGCTGATGTTTTGGATATTTTCCGTGATTGCTCGCTCAACCTGGCGCTCATCCAGTCAACGCCGATTATGGGTCGGCCTGATGAATATGCATTTCACGTTGATGTGAACTGGCAGAGAGAGAATGATTTTGCAAAGGCACTCCAAAAGATAAGCCCGCTGACAAAAGAACTTAAGGTCCTGGGAAAATATAGGGCCGGGACGAAACGCCAATGACAAGGAACAGAACTAACTTCATGAGGTGGAGAAATGAGCGAAACTAAGCCGAAGCTAAAGCTGAGTCAAAACTCCCAATGGCTAAAGCAGCTGATGGACGGGCTGTTTGTTATCGCGGGACCGTGTAGTGCCGAAAGTGAGGAGCAACTTCTAAAGACTGCTTCAGCACTTCAGAAGATTCCGGCAGTGCGTGTTTTTCGAGCTGGTATTTGGAAACCGCGAACCCGGCCGAATAGCTTCGAAGGGGTCGGAGTCAAAGGCTTAAAATGGTTGAAAAATGTCAAAGAAAAGACCGGCTTGGCGACTGCGGTGGAGGTTGCTAACCAGAGTCATGTTTATGAAGCTTTAAAGTTCGGCGTGGATGTCCTCTGGATAGGAGCCCGTACGACAGCGAATCCATTTTCCGTGCAGGAAATCGCCGATGCGTTGCAGGGTGTCGACATACCGGTGTGGGTAAAGAATCCTGTAAATCCTGATTTGCAACTCTGGATCGGCGCTCTGGAACGGCTGAATAACGCAGGGATTCATCGCCTGGGTACCATCCATCGCGGTTTCACTACCCATGAGAGGACACCCTATCGCAATGCCCCCAAATGGCAAATCCCGATCGAGTTGAAAAGACTGGTGCCGGACATCCCGATGATTTGTGATCCAAGTCACATTGCAGGGAGTTCCCAATTTCTACAAGAACTATCACAGAAAGCCCTGGATCTGACGATGACCGGACTTATGATCGAGACCCACCCAAATCCTGAGAACGCCCTGAGTGACGCCAAACAGCAGATTCTCCCATCCGCTCTGAGCGAGTTGCTGCGGAACTTGAAAATGCGCTCCAACGATGAGTCAATGAGCGATGACATCTTGGCCGGGTTGCGCAGAGAAAGCAATGCTGTGGATTATGAATTGCTTGAGATTCTTTCCAGACGAATGGATGTCGTTAGGCGAATCGGTGAGTACAAAAAGGAACACAATCTGGCAATTCTGCAAGTTCAACGCTGGCAGGAGGTTATCGAAGACCGTCTCGAAACCGGTGATATGCTGGGTCTGGAGAAAAAGTTTGTGAAAGATATTTATGAAATATTACACAGCTATGCGATTAAACTACAGTCAGCTGTGATGAATGTGGACCAGAAAACTGAAGTTGAGATTTCTCACTAATATTAAATAAGTCCAACTCGAATGTTATAAGAAATCCGGTCATAAGATCGGCGCCGGAAGTTGCACCCACAGAAAGTAGCTCAGTTGCCGACTTTTCCAGCTGCCTTTCATCACCATAATTGAGTGCCCAAATCAATTTCTTGAATCTCTCAAAAGCGCGACCCTCCCGGGCCAATTTTAGGAATATTTCTGAAAAAATATTTCCACCTCGTGACGCTTCATAAATGTCGGTGACGAGCCTGCTCAAATCTTTGTTTCGCGCTTGCTGTATGACATTTAAGCCAAAAAGCATACCGGAGATAAAATCATCGCCACTCGGCGTCAAACCCCACCCGCAGCCTGACAGCTTTTTTACACCAAGAATAATTTTACCGGCACAAATCTGTTCCACACCATCGACCATTCGTTTCACGAATGCCTTTTCGACCCCTGAAGTAAAATGATCCTGCCTTCTCTTATCAAGAATAAATGCGAGGCTCCTGGGTTGCGACCTCCCGATGAGAAGTTCTTTAGTAAGGCTCAGGTTTTCTTCAAAATCTTCCCAGTTCAACTCCTCAGGTACGATTGCAGAATTGTAAAGGTGTTCACCCTTAAGTCCATATCTTTGCTGTCCGAGAACAATCGACTGGCGGCCAATTTTAATCCGGTCAATTTGGTCGAGGCTCAGGTTATCAACAACGACATTCAAGGGGCCGGCACCGATTTCTTTGTGGACGACCGACACCAACCGGGTGCCATCTGCTAAATTGACCACTTGATTAAATCTGGAGTGAAGTGTGTAAAGACCGGGTCGGATTCTGTCTCCAACGCTCAGGATTTTAGTTTCTACAATTGGTCTTTTCAATTATTCTTTTCTCTGCGTTTCTCCCGGCCTCTGCGGTTAAAAAGGAACTAATGAAGCGGTTTGAGTTCTTTGGCTTTTCGCCGCAGTTCCTTTCTTAAAAACTGTACATTGGGGCAAACTTCTGCTAAACGCTTCCAAAAGTCAGGACTATGGTTTTTAATTTCCGTGTGTATCAGCTCATGAAGCATCACATAGTCGATGAGGTCGTCAGATAAGCGCATAAGATGCAGGCTGAGGTTGATGTTGTTCTGGGCAGAGCAGCTACCCCACCGGGAGCGATGATTTTTGATGAAAACGCGGTTGTATTTGAAATCGCAATCTTGCGCAAGCTCAGCTAACCTGTTGGGCAAATATTCCTTTGCCTCTTTACGATAGGCTGTGATAAGTCCCTTTCGAATGGCAGCCTGAACTTCGAGGTTCGTCATATCCATTTCTGCCGGATAGCTAACGAGTATCATGCCTTTTCTAACCCTGCAATTGACGCTTTGTGAACGAGTGGGTCGGACATCCAGGCGGTGCCAGCGTGTGCGAATGGGTTTGGTACCGTCGTAAATTACGGCATCCGCTTCGAGCTGCTTTACTTTTTGCAGATTTCGCAGAATCCAATCCCGCTTTTTTAAAACGATGCGTTCTGCTGCTGACATGCTCATGCCATTGGGAACCGAGACCTGCACGCCTTTGTATGGTTTGATTCTGATGTTTAAACAACGAGCGCGGGAACTGCGCTTGAATTGGATGGGGCCGAGGTTGTTTATTTCCGGGTTAGTAGATTTCATTATGGTATATAGCAAATAAATGTCTCTACCACTCCGTCCGGTTCAAGACGATTTTGCCGTTGTTCATGATCAAAAGCGGGTCGTGAATGACGCCGATATTTTCCAAAGGATTACGTTCGATTACCAATATGTCGGCATCAAAACCGACGGCGATTCTCCCGGTATGATCGTCTACCTTCAGAAGCTCGGCTGCCAAAGATGTGGCTGCTTTGATCGCTTCATAAGGAGAAAGCCCAACACCCACAAGTTCTACTAACTCCTGTGAAAGCCGCAGTACACTGTTCGGTCCATAGCCGGTGTCCGTTGCAGCGACAATTTTGACCCCGAGTTTGTGGGCTTCCTCTGCTGTTTCCTTGATGCGGGGCAACATATGGCGCCCGCGAATTTCTAGCAAGGGGTTGTCATAATCCCCGC contains:
- a CDS encoding amidase, coding for MAQNEEITRLSATEIRNLIAQKELSPVEVIEASLQQIEKYNEKINAVVTLNESALDDAKKLQSQNGEPGLLFGLPVGIKDVTQVAGLRTTFGSTLFKDNIPKEDALVVQRLRKAGAVILGKTNCPEFAAGGHTWNDVFGVTRNPWNPDLSPGGSTGGGAAALATGMIALSDGTDLGGSLRIPASFCGIVGLRPSPGLVPGYPSDYLWDNLHIPGPMARTAEDVALMLQAVCGQSPSSPLYQPTDGRDFVAAVRKGIHKGLKVAYCKDIAGIGIEADIERVCRNAAFEMKQAGIEVEEIELDLSFARPPFLALRGYNFVSHFARYLDNPDQFGVNVASNLKAGLKLKPEDLGEAEQARTRLWNLFRDFFEKYDHLLTPCMAVPPFPVEQNYPETIAGKKMETYVDWIAPTFVLSMTSLPVASVPCGLDSQGLPVGMQIVGKPLGEEAVLALAKSFQESFPIGLPELSEL
- a CDS encoding DUF2877 domain-containing protein; its protein translation is MKRPIVETKILSVGDRIRPGLYTLHSRFNQVVNLADGTRLVSVVHKEIGAGPLNVVVDNLSLDQIDRIKIGRQSIVLGQQRYGLKGEHLYNSAIVPEELNWEDFEENLSLTKELLIGRSQPRSLAFILDKRRQDHFTSGVEKAFVKRMVDGVEQICAGKIILGVKKLSGCGWGLTPSGDDFISGMLFGLNVIQQARNKDLSRLVTDIYEASRGGNIFSEIFLKLAREGRAFERFKKLIWALNYGDERQLEKSATELLSVGATSGADLMTGFLITFELDLFNISEKSQLQFSGPHSSQLTVV
- a CDS encoding prephenate dehydratase, with protein sequence MSMKIAIQGGAASFHDMAAREHFKGSEIDLIECWTFRQQCTALAKGQADRAVMAIENSLAGSILPNYGLLEEFPIIIVGEIYLQIQQHLMALPGQQLSDIESVRSHPMALHQCSDFLETHSQIRSVETHDTAESADEIREKNLQGVAAIASSLAAERYQLAILAESIENDKLNYTRFLILEKENGGAPQGLSNKASLVFYVQDTVGALADVLDIFRDCSLNLALIQSTPIMGRPDEYAFHVDVNWQRENDFAKALQKISPLTKELKVLGKYRAGTKRQ
- a CDS encoding bifunctional 3-deoxy-7-phosphoheptulonate synthase/chorismate mutase type II, with amino-acid sequence MSETKPKLKLSQNSQWLKQLMDGLFVIAGPCSAESEEQLLKTASALQKIPAVRVFRAGIWKPRTRPNSFEGVGVKGLKWLKNVKEKTGLATAVEVANQSHVYEALKFGVDVLWIGARTTANPFSVQEIADALQGVDIPVWVKNPVNPDLQLWIGALERLNNAGIHRLGTIHRGFTTHERTPYRNAPKWQIPIELKRLVPDIPMICDPSHIAGSSQFLQELSQKALDLTMTGLMIETHPNPENALSDAKQQILPSALSELLRNLKMRSNDESMSDDILAGLRRESNAVDYELLEILSRRMDVVRRIGEYKKEHNLAILQVQRWQEVIEDRLETGDMLGLEKKFVKDIYEILHSYAIKLQSAVMNVDQKTEVEISH
- a CDS encoding M48 family metallopeptidase codes for the protein MKSTNPEINNLGPIQFKRSSRARCLNIRIKPYKGVQVSVPNGMSMSAAERIVLKKRDWILRNLQKVKQLEADAVIYDGTKPIRTRWHRLDVRPTRSQSVNCRVRKGMILVSYPAEMDMTNLEVQAAIRKGLITAYRKEAKEYLPNRLAELAQDCDFKYNRVFIKNHRSRWGSCSAQNNINLSLHLMRLSDDLIDYVMLHELIHTEIKNHSPDFWKRLAEVCPNVQFLRKELRRKAKELKPLH
- a CDS encoding cyclase family protein, whose translation is MKPYDLSQPLNQDYPFWPYYPPFEVKYIKRKAEHGVNAQYIQTSNHMGTHLDAPRHFVTNGMTIDEIPIEWLYGPGVIVNLSDELDELDVYTPEMIEKRVEIKEGDILLLHTGWHKYAQFGPEADEEKYIHMHPGAHPDMVPWLLEKKIHIWGVDEVSTDHPMNLPIGRFLGKGMHGHCDKVQAKCAEKFGEEKAKELFPDSAYQLTHNALFPHHCIHVENLGGDISAPELQNKRLTLGVFPWKFKGGEAAFCRAVAFL
- a CDS encoding CoA transferase, which encodes MSPLTGIKVIDHTTALAGPYCTQLLGDLGADVIKIERPDGGDQSRAWGPPFVGGESAYFLGTNRNKRGMTLNLASKEGHQIFNRLLQTTDVLVHNIPRESSRKKLGLDETTCLRLNPKLIWASITGFGNTGPYAEKGGYDIIAQGMSGTMHVTGEPEHPPIRFPTPIADLTAGIYTALAVVSALYVRERTGRGQAIDTALLDSQVTWLSNLASNFLTAGESPKKLGNAHPSIVPYQPFPTADDWIIVAVGSERLWKGFVEAIELPELNGDKRYESNPDRLAHREELVNLLAEHFKKKKSKDWLKKLESAGIPAAPIYKLEDSLSDEHLIARGMIVELEHPAIGAFKMLGNPMNFSSTPVTYRRPAPMLGEHNDEILNELGYLKKDIENFRSEKII
- a CDS encoding putative toxin-antitoxin system toxin component, PIN family, with product MKAVIDTNVVFAGLVNRKGAPFKIFRRFFHQEFVWINSQETLEEYQGVLALSQKIKPTSLHIFLYLLHKNSTFVQISGSLQVCKDPDDDKFLETATVGKADFLVTKNLKHFPENLMKLFAL